A genomic stretch from Pirellulales bacterium includes:
- a CDS encoding PQQ-binding-like beta-propeller repeat protein — MVRSFGFTVGFCLGMVLCLAAMAADWPQFRGPGGSGLGDDAPLPTQWAADQNIRWKAILPGVGWSSPVIWGDKVFLTAAITENQSKPQPSGGGGGRPGGGRPPADRPVGDETDGDEPRAAGSQGDGANRPRPGADGDPAPNDGAGRRRGGRGPGGGGFGGRGGGQAPDVLYQFEVYCLDRNTGNVIWKQLATERKPSIPTHRTNTYASETPVTDGQRVYAYFGMTGVFCYDLDGKLIWTKDFGSYPMAMGWGTGSSPVLADRCLIMQCDNDKASFLVALDKLTGEEKWRVARDDKSSWATPNLWRNKVRTELVTVSGQHAISYDPIDGKVLWTLANMRGRCSATPVGDDERVYLGTGGGMGGSGPLVAIRAGATGSFELASGADQPEQIAWSVPRGGPPMASPLVYRGYLYVLEQRGGLLSCYNAADGTKAYQQRVPDAKGFTASPWANDGKVFCLDEGGQTFVIKAGPDFELLAENKLDEMCWATPAAANGALFLRGTDHLWCIKQ, encoded by the coding sequence ATGGTGCGATCGTTCGGCTTCACAGTTGGATTTTGCCTCGGGATGGTCCTTTGTCTTGCGGCGATGGCGGCCGACTGGCCGCAATTCCGTGGACCCGGCGGCAGCGGACTAGGGGACGACGCCCCATTGCCGACCCAATGGGCGGCCGATCAAAACATTCGCTGGAAAGCGATACTGCCCGGCGTGGGCTGGTCTTCGCCAGTTATTTGGGGTGATAAGGTCTTTCTCACCGCGGCGATCACAGAAAACCAATCGAAACCGCAACCATCTGGTGGCGGCGGTGGAAGGCCGGGCGGTGGACGACCGCCGGCAGACAGACCCGTCGGCGATGAGACCGACGGGGATGAACCTCGTGCAGCAGGATCTCAAGGGGACGGTGCGAATCGCCCACGTCCCGGTGCCGACGGTGACCCAGCGCCGAACGACGGTGCAGGTAGGCGGCGCGGGGGCCGCGGGCCGGGTGGCGGAGGCTTTGGGGGTCGCGGCGGTGGTCAGGCGCCCGATGTCCTGTACCAATTCGAGGTCTATTGCCTCGACCGTAATACGGGCAACGTGATTTGGAAGCAGCTTGCCACCGAGCGGAAGCCCTCGATTCCTACGCATCGCACCAATACCTACGCGTCGGAAACGCCGGTCACTGATGGTCAGCGCGTCTATGCGTACTTCGGCATGACCGGCGTGTTTTGCTACGACCTCGATGGAAAGCTGATTTGGACCAAGGATTTTGGCTCGTATCCCATGGCGATGGGATGGGGGACGGGAAGCTCGCCGGTGCTGGCCGATCGCTGCTTGATCATGCAGTGCGATAACGACAAGGCGTCATTCCTGGTGGCGCTCGATAAGCTGACCGGTGAGGAGAAATGGCGAGTCGCCCGCGATGACAAGTCGAGTTGGGCGACGCCCAACCTGTGGCGCAACAAGGTTCGTACGGAGTTGGTTACCGTGTCGGGTCAGCATGCCATCTCCTACGATCCAATCGACGGCAAGGTGCTGTGGACTCTGGCAAATATGCGCGGCCGCTGCTCGGCCACACCCGTCGGCGATGACGAGCGAGTTTACTTGGGCACAGGCGGCGGCATGGGTGGGAGCGGACCGCTGGTGGCTATTCGCGCCGGCGCGACCGGCAGTTTTGAACTGGCATCGGGCGCCGATCAGCCTGAGCAGATCGCATGGTCGGTTCCCCGTGGCGGCCCGCCGATGGCCTCGCCACTTGTGTATCGGGGGTATCTGTACGTACTGGAACAGCGCGGCGGACTGCTTAGCTGTTACAACGCCGCGGATGGCACCAAGGCTTACCAACAACGCGTACCGGATGCGAAGGGCTTTACGGCGTCCCCTTGGGCGAACGATGGCAAGGTTTTCTGCTTGGACGAAGGGGGACAGACATTTGTCATCAAAGCCGGACCGGATTTTGAGCTTCTGGCGGAGAACAAGCTCGACGAAATGTGCTGGGCCACGCCGGCAGCCGCCAATGGTGCGCTGTTCCTGCGCGGCACAGATCACCTATGGTGTATAAAGCAGTAG
- a CDS encoding DUF1501 domain-containing protein, translated as MLHVTTSPVRLCDRISRRELLRVGGLGAMSLSLADILRHEGAARTASVSEPAGRAKSCIVLFLMGGPAQHSTWDPKPHAPVEVRGEFAPIATSAPGIMISELMPKTATLAEHLCLLRAMRTGDNAHSSSGYYMLTGVPHQPMNAENVNPGAPNNWPSFAAVSRAMQSSNTALPSAVRLPHHIWNTDGSIWPGQDAGFLGRTNDPWLFRCHPAAADFRIPEFSLPTELSLDRMRDRRTLLGEIDRLAADTQRQANFQGAYGKATGQAFDLLTSRQARDAFDLAREQEAARDRYGRSQFGQSVLLSRRLIEAGVRLVQVNWFRSPDEPMDGPCWDSHVREANRLKTVLLPPFDQAYSALLTDLVERGLLDETLVVCMSEFGRSPKINAVGGRDHWGSVFSVTLAGGGIRGGLIHGASDALGGEPKDGVVRPPDLLATIFHSLGIPPSTELHDPLGRPFPIARGETIREILA; from the coding sequence ATGCTTCACGTCACGACATCACCCGTTCGGCTGTGCGATCGGATTTCGCGGCGCGAGTTGCTGCGCGTGGGCGGGTTAGGAGCGATGAGCCTGTCGTTGGCGGACATCCTGCGTCACGAAGGCGCGGCTCGCACAGCTAGCGTTAGTGAGCCTGCGGGTAGGGCCAAGTCGTGCATTGTGCTGTTTTTGATGGGAGGGCCTGCGCAGCATTCGACCTGGGATCCGAAGCCCCACGCCCCTGTTGAGGTGCGCGGCGAGTTTGCGCCGATCGCAACTAGCGCGCCTGGGATCATGATTAGCGAGCTGATGCCGAAGACGGCCACCCTGGCCGAGCACTTGTGCCTGCTGCGTGCCATGCGCACCGGCGACAATGCCCACTCGTCGAGCGGCTATTACATGCTGACCGGCGTTCCTCACCAGCCGATGAACGCCGAAAACGTCAATCCGGGCGCACCGAATAACTGGCCGAGCTTTGCCGCAGTGTCGCGCGCCATGCAATCGTCCAACACGGCGCTTCCCAGTGCCGTGCGCCTGCCCCATCACATCTGGAACACCGATGGTTCAATCTGGCCGGGCCAAGACGCGGGCTTTCTTGGTCGCACGAACGATCCGTGGCTATTTCGTTGCCATCCGGCCGCCGCGGATTTTCGCATTCCCGAGTTTTCGTTGCCCACGGAACTCTCGCTGGATCGCATGCGCGACCGGCGGACGCTGCTGGGCGAGATCGACCGCCTGGCCGCGGACACGCAACGGCAAGCGAATTTCCAGGGCGCGTATGGCAAGGCGACGGGCCAGGCCTTTGATTTGCTGACGTCTCGACAGGCGCGCGATGCATTCGACCTGGCCCGCGAGCAGGAGGCAGCCCGCGATCGCTATGGCCGATCGCAATTCGGACAAAGTGTGCTGCTGTCTCGGCGGTTGATCGAAGCAGGCGTGCGCCTGGTGCAGGTTAATTGGTTCCGTTCGCCGGACGAGCCTATGGACGGACCTTGTTGGGATTCCCACGTGCGCGAGGCAAACCGGCTAAAAACCGTGCTACTGCCGCCGTTTGACCAGGCGTATTCGGCACTGCTGACAGACCTCGTCGAACGCGGCCTGTTGGACGAGACTCTGGTGGTCTGTATGTCGGAATTCGGCCGCAGCCCGAAGATCAATGCCGTTGGCGGACGAGATCATTGGGGGAGCGTCTTCTCCGTTACCCTGGCTGGGGGTGGAATTCGGGGTGGGCTCATACACGGCGCCTCGGACGCGTTGGGGGGTGAACCCAAGGACGGAGTGGTTCGACCGCCGGACCTGTTGGCCACCATATTTCACTCGCTGGGAATCCCCCCTTCGACCGAGTTACACGATCCCTTGGGCCGTCCCTTTCCCATCGCGCGCGGTGAGACGATTCGTGAGATCCTGGCTTGA